One window of Triticum dicoccoides isolate Atlit2015 ecotype Zavitan chromosome 5A, WEW_v2.0, whole genome shotgun sequence genomic DNA carries:
- the LOC119300973 gene encoding UDP-glucosyltransferase UGT13248 isoform X3 encodes METTVPAATATTSSSVGHGAGGGAARVLLLPYPGAQGHTNPMLQLGRRLAYHGLRPTLVATRYVLSTTPPPGAPFDVAAISDGCDAGGMASCPDMADYVSRLAAVGSETLRELLLSEARAGRPVRVLVYDAHLAWARRVAQASGVAAAAFFSQPCAVDVVYGELWAGRLALPATDGRALLARGALGVELGPEDMPPFAAVPESQPLFLKVSVGQFEGLEDADDVLVNSFRDLEPKEAGAGILSQSWVYLRATSPSPAHLQEAEYMELTWRAKMVGPTMPSFYLDDDRLPSNKSYGFNFFNGPTRNTSYPKNSGKNVRRLD; translated from the exons aTGGAGACCACGGTCCCCGCGGCGACAGCCACCACCAGCTCGAGCGTCGGCCACGGAGCCGGCGGCGGTGCTGCGAGAGTCCTGCTCCTCCCGTACCCGGGGGCGCAGGGCCACACCAACCCGATGCTCCAGCTCGGCCGCCGCCTGGCGTACCACGGCCTCCGCCCCACACTCGTCGCCACCCGCTACGTGCTCTCCACCACCCCGCCCCCCGGCGCGCCCTTCGACGTGGCCGCCATCTCCGACGGCTGCGACGCCGGCGGCATGGCCTCGTGCCCGGACATGGCGGACTACGTCTCGCGGCTGGCGGCCGTGGGCTCCGAGACGCTGCGGGAGCTCCTCCTGTCGGAGGCGCGCGCGGGGCGGCCCGTGCGCGTGCTGGTGTACGACGCTCACCTGGCGTGGGCGCGGCGGGTGGCGCAGGCGTCCGGCGTCGCGGCCGCGGCCTTCTTCTCCCAGCCGTGCGCGGTGGACGTCGTCTACGGGGAGCTGTGGGCGGGGCGGCTGGCGCTGCCGGCGACGGACGGGCGCGCGCtgctcgcgagaggagcgctcgGCGTGGAGCTGGGGCCGGAGGACATGCCGCCGTTCGCGGCGGTGCCGGAGTCGCAGCCTTTGTTCCTCAAGGTGTCAGTTGGGCAGTTCGAGGGGCTGGAGGACGCCGACGACGTGCTCGTCAACTCATTCCGCGACCTCGAGCCAAAG GAAGCAGGAGCCGGCATCCTCAGCCAGAGTTGGGTGTACTTGCGGGCGACCTCACCGTCACCAGCCCATCTGCAG GAGGCAGAGTACATGGAATTAACATGGAGAGCGAAGATGGTTGGCCCAACCATGCCATCATTCTACCTCGACGATGATCGCCTACCATCGAATAAATCATATGGTTTTAACTTTTTCAACG GTCCAACGAGGAACACAAGTTATCCAAAGAACTCAGGGAAAAATGTGagaagattggattaa
- the LOC119300973 gene encoding UDP-glucosyltransferase UGT13248 isoform X2, whose translation METTVPAATATTSSSVGHGAGGGAARVLLLPYPGAQGHTNPMLQLGRRLAYHGLRPTLVATRYVLSTTPPPGAPFDVAAISDGCDAGGMASCPDMADYVSRLAAVGSETLRELLLSEARAGRPVRVLVYDAHLAWARRVAQASGVAAAAFFSQPCAVDVVYGELWAGRLALPATDGRALLARGALGVELGPEDMPPFAAVPESQPLFLKVSVGQFEGLEDADDVLVNSFRDLEPKEAEYMELTWRAKMVGPTMPSFYLDDDRLPSNKSYGFNFFNGDALCMDWLEKQSNSSVVLVSYGTVSNYDATQLEELGNGLCNSDKPFLWVVRSNEEHKLSKELREKCEKIGLIVSWCPQLEVLAHRAIGCFVTHCGWNSTLEALANGVPLVGIPHWADQPTIAKYMESAWSMGVRVRKDNNGYLKMEEVERCIREMMDVERNDKYKRNAVKWMQKAKEAMREGGSSDKNIAEFATKYSSI comes from the exons aTGGAGACCACGGTCCCCGCGGCGACAGCCACCACCAGCTCGAGCGTCGGCCACGGAGCCGGCGGCGGTGCTGCGAGAGTCCTGCTCCTCCCGTACCCGGGGGCGCAGGGCCACACCAACCCGATGCTCCAGCTCGGCCGCCGCCTGGCGTACCACGGCCTCCGCCCCACACTCGTCGCCACCCGCTACGTGCTCTCCACCACCCCGCCCCCCGGCGCGCCCTTCGACGTGGCCGCCATCTCCGACGGCTGCGACGCCGGCGGCATGGCCTCGTGCCCGGACATGGCGGACTACGTCTCGCGGCTGGCGGCCGTGGGCTCCGAGACGCTGCGGGAGCTCCTCCTGTCGGAGGCGCGCGCGGGGCGGCCCGTGCGCGTGCTGGTGTACGACGCTCACCTGGCGTGGGCGCGGCGGGTGGCGCAGGCGTCCGGCGTCGCGGCCGCGGCCTTCTTCTCCCAGCCGTGCGCGGTGGACGTCGTCTACGGGGAGCTGTGGGCGGGGCGGCTGGCGCTGCCGGCGACGGACGGGCGCGCGCtgctcgcgagaggagcgctcgGCGTGGAGCTGGGGCCGGAGGACATGCCGCCGTTCGCGGCGGTGCCGGAGTCGCAGCCTTTGTTCCTCAAGGTGTCAGTTGGGCAGTTCGAGGGGCTGGAGGACGCCGACGACGTGCTCGTCAACTCATTCCGCGACCTCGAGCCAAAG GAGGCAGAGTACATGGAATTAACATGGAGAGCGAAGATGGTTGGCCCAACCATGCCATCATTCTACCTCGACGATGATCGCCTACCATCGAATAAATCATATGGTTTTAACTTTTTCAACGGTGATGCACTGTGCATGGATTGGCTAGAGAAGCAAAGCAATTCATCCGTTGTGCTGGTGTCCTATGGGACCGTCTCTAATTATGATGCAACCCAGCTAGAGGAGCTTGGCAATGGACTGTGCAATTCTGACAAACCTTTTCTTTGGGTTGTAAGGTCCAACGAGGAACACAAGTTATCCAAAGAACTCAGGGAAAAATGTGagaagattggattaattgtctcaTGGTGTCCCCAACTTGAGGTTCTTGCACATAGGGCTATTG GTTGCTTTGTTACCCATTGTGGATGGAACTCGACACTAGAGGCACTTGCTAATGGTGTACCTCTTGTGGGTATTCCGCATTGGGCAGACCAACCCACCATTGCAAAGTATATGGAGAGTGCATGGAGCATGGGTGTGCGTGTACGGAAGGACAATAATGGATATCTAAAGATGGAGGAGGTTGAGAGGTGCATTAGAGAGATGATGGATGTGGAGAGAAATGATAAGTACAAAAGAAATGCTGTGAAGTGGATGCAAAAGGCCAAGGAGGCAATGCGGGAAGGAGGAAGTTCAGACAAGAATATCGCTGAATTCGCTACCAAATATTCATCAATATAA
- the LOC119299424 gene encoding uncharacterized protein LOC119299424: MLLPRDSNGDAAAARAPLLASYRVPQPDPLLDKPRRSEWLGFWRGGPASEVDWGSVRATCREWIKHPMNIALLLWLLCVGASGGMLALLLLGLLDRAFPAPAARAHWVEVNNQVLNALFTLMSLYQHPALFHHAFLLCRWRLPGDAAELRAAYCGKQGGGPPRRGERAHMAVVVALLHLTVVCQYALCWLYWGFTERSRPELAEDGFFALGVGAPFAAVVYTVCSPLGKDPCGDLAASSDAAPLRQQCPTKAAHAVAVVEPEWAGGMFDCGGGAAAGCCLSLSCTFCVFGWNAERLGFGNACVHATTFALLCFAPLWVLGVTALHVHDVAVGDVLGSAGVLLCAGGLLYGGYWRIQMRRKFRLPGSAACCGSKSATDYARWLFCWPCALAQEVRTASRYHIEDESFFHRKAVAAATNDEPVLTAPHRIAIAASDHEGSSKSDGHLVVVVHDEMVPPAVVQVAVAGDDGTCEQCNVVRVEKKMEAIDVVEEDGSSLLASNGEMVDHGLSGGRWRVEKARRMINVVTMVSLLVLLYTRGFIL, from the coding sequence ATGCTTCTTCCTCGTGACAGCAATGgcgacgccgccgccgcgcgcgcccCGTTACTCGCCAGCTACCGCGTCCCACAACCCGACCCCCTCCTAGACAAGCCTCGTCGGTCAGAATGGCTCGGTTTCTGGCGCGGCGGCCCGGCGTCGGAGGTGGATTGGGGCTCCGTGCGCGCGACGTGCAGGGAGTGGATCAAGCACCCCATGAACAtcgcgctgctgctctggctcCTCTGCGTGGGCGCCTCCGGCGGCATgctcgcgctcctcctcctcgggcTCCTCGACCGGGCGTTCCcggcgccggcggcgagggcgCACTGGGTCGAGGTCAACAACCAGGTGCTCAACGCGCTCTTCACGCTCATGAGCCTCTACCAGCACCCGGCACTTTTCCACCACGCCTTCCTGCTCTGCCGCTGGCGCCTGCccggcgacgccgccgagctccgcGCCGCCTACTGCGGCAAGCAGGGCGGTGGCCCACCGCGCCGCGGCGAGCGCGCGCACATGGCCGTCGTCGTCGCGCTGCTCCACCTCACCGTCGTCTGCCAGTACGCGCTGTGCTGGCTCTACTGGGGCTTCACCGAGAGGTCCCGCCCCGAGCTCGCGGAGGACGGCTTCTTCGCGCTCGGCGTCGGTGCGCCGTTCGCCGCCGTCGTGTACACCGTGTGCAGCCCGCTGGGAAAAGACCCGTGCGGCGACCTCGCCGCGTCCTCCGACGCCGCCCCGCTGAGGCAGCAATGCCCCACCAAGGCGGCGCACGCCGTGGCGGTGGTCGAGCCGGAGTGGGCGGGCGGCATGTTCGACTGCggcgggggcgcggcggcggggtgcTGCCTCTCCCTCTCCTGCACCTTCTGCGTTTTCGGGTGGAACGCGGAGAGGCTCGGCTTCGGCAACGCGTGCGTGCACGCCACCACGTTCGCGCTCCtatgcttcgcgccgctgtgggtgTTGGGCGTCACGGCGCTCCACGTCCACGACGTGGCCGTCGGCGACGTACTCGGTAGCGCCGGCGTGCTGCTCTGCGCCGGCGGCCTCCTCTACGGCGGGTACTGGAGGATCCAGATGAGGAGAAAGTTCCGGCTCCCGGGGAGCGCCGCCTGCTGCGGCTCCAAGTCGGCCACGGACTACGCACGGTGGCTGTTCTGCTGGCCGTGCGCGCTGGCGCAGGAGGTGCGCACGGCGAGCCGCTACCACATCGAAGACGAGAGCTTCTTCCACAGGaaggccgtcgccgccgccacgaaCGACGAGCCAGTGCTCACCGCGCCGCACAGGATTGCGATTGCGGCGTCGGATCACGAGGGGTCATCAAAATCAGACGGGCACTTGGTGGTGGTTGTACATGACGAAATGGTTCCACCGGCTGTGGTTCAGGTTGCGGTGGCGGGGGACGATGGCACATGCGAGCAATGCAATGTCGTTCGTGTTGAGAAGAAGATGGAGGCGATCGACGTGGTAGAGGAGGATGGATCGTCTTTGTTGGCTTCCAATGGAGAAATGGTGGACCATGGATTGTCTGGTGGAAGGTGGAGGGTGGAGAAGGCGAGGAGGATGATCAATGTGGTCACCATGGTGTCCTTGCTCGTCCTTTTGTACACAAGGGGATTTATTCTTTAG
- the LOC119300973 gene encoding UDP-glucosyltransferase UGT13248 isoform X1 has product METTVPAATATTSSSVGHGAGGGAARVLLLPYPGAQGHTNPMLQLGRRLAYHGLRPTLVATRYVLSTTPPPGAPFDVAAISDGCDAGGMASCPDMADYVSRLAAVGSETLRELLLSEARAGRPVRVLVYDAHLAWARRVAQASGVAAAAFFSQPCAVDVVYGELWAGRLALPATDGRALLARGALGVELGPEDMPPFAAVPESQPLFLKVSVGQFEGLEDADDVLVNSFRDLEPKEAGAGILSQSWVYLRATSPSPAHLQEAEYMELTWRAKMVGPTMPSFYLDDDRLPSNKSYGFNFFNGDALCMDWLEKQSNSSVVLVSYGTVSNYDATQLEELGNGLCNSDKPFLWVVRSNEEHKLSKELREKCEKIGLIVSWCPQLEVLAHRAIGCFVTHCGWNSTLEALANGVPLVGIPHWADQPTIAKYMESAWSMGVRVRKDNNGYLKMEEVERCIREMMDVERNDKYKRNAVKWMQKAKEAMREGGSSDKNIAEFATKYSSI; this is encoded by the exons aTGGAGACCACGGTCCCCGCGGCGACAGCCACCACCAGCTCGAGCGTCGGCCACGGAGCCGGCGGCGGTGCTGCGAGAGTCCTGCTCCTCCCGTACCCGGGGGCGCAGGGCCACACCAACCCGATGCTCCAGCTCGGCCGCCGCCTGGCGTACCACGGCCTCCGCCCCACACTCGTCGCCACCCGCTACGTGCTCTCCACCACCCCGCCCCCCGGCGCGCCCTTCGACGTGGCCGCCATCTCCGACGGCTGCGACGCCGGCGGCATGGCCTCGTGCCCGGACATGGCGGACTACGTCTCGCGGCTGGCGGCCGTGGGCTCCGAGACGCTGCGGGAGCTCCTCCTGTCGGAGGCGCGCGCGGGGCGGCCCGTGCGCGTGCTGGTGTACGACGCTCACCTGGCGTGGGCGCGGCGGGTGGCGCAGGCGTCCGGCGTCGCGGCCGCGGCCTTCTTCTCCCAGCCGTGCGCGGTGGACGTCGTCTACGGGGAGCTGTGGGCGGGGCGGCTGGCGCTGCCGGCGACGGACGGGCGCGCGCtgctcgcgagaggagcgctcgGCGTGGAGCTGGGGCCGGAGGACATGCCGCCGTTCGCGGCGGTGCCGGAGTCGCAGCCTTTGTTCCTCAAGGTGTCAGTTGGGCAGTTCGAGGGGCTGGAGGACGCCGACGACGTGCTCGTCAACTCATTCCGCGACCTCGAGCCAAAG GAAGCAGGAGCCGGCATCCTCAGCCAGAGTTGGGTGTACTTGCGGGCGACCTCACCGTCACCAGCCCATCTGCAG GAGGCAGAGTACATGGAATTAACATGGAGAGCGAAGATGGTTGGCCCAACCATGCCATCATTCTACCTCGACGATGATCGCCTACCATCGAATAAATCATATGGTTTTAACTTTTTCAACGGTGATGCACTGTGCATGGATTGGCTAGAGAAGCAAAGCAATTCATCCGTTGTGCTGGTGTCCTATGGGACCGTCTCTAATTATGATGCAACCCAGCTAGAGGAGCTTGGCAATGGACTGTGCAATTCTGACAAACCTTTTCTTTGGGTTGTAAGGTCCAACGAGGAACACAAGTTATCCAAAGAACTCAGGGAAAAATGTGagaagattggattaattgtctcaTGGTGTCCCCAACTTGAGGTTCTTGCACATAGGGCTATTG GTTGCTTTGTTACCCATTGTGGATGGAACTCGACACTAGAGGCACTTGCTAATGGTGTACCTCTTGTGGGTATTCCGCATTGGGCAGACCAACCCACCATTGCAAAGTATATGGAGAGTGCATGGAGCATGGGTGTGCGTGTACGGAAGGACAATAATGGATATCTAAAGATGGAGGAGGTTGAGAGGTGCATTAGAGAGATGATGGATGTGGAGAGAAATGATAAGTACAAAAGAAATGCTGTGAAGTGGATGCAAAAGGCCAAGGAGGCAATGCGGGAAGGAGGAAGTTCAGACAAGAATATCGCTGAATTCGCTACCAAATATTCATCAATATAA